A genomic segment from [Flavobacterium] thermophilum encodes:
- the cobQ gene encoding Cobyric acid synthase: protein MFQGTHSDAGKSVIATAFCRMFAQDGWKTAPFKSQNMSLNSYVTPDGKEIGRAQGIQAEAAGVAARVEMNPILIKPSRDHESQIVVLGKPYANMQAFAYRNEFFDQGLAVIRQSLETLMNEYDRLVIEGAGSPAEVNLNDRELVNMRIARLANAPVVLIGDIERGGVFASLVGTLSLLEPEDRKRVIGVIINKFRGDVSLLKPGLDWFEQHTGVPVLGVVPYLPDLTIDAEDSLSLERFASSVGGEEAIDIAVIRYPKIANFTDIDPLLAEPDCRVRLVTHAGELGEPDVIVLPGSKNTIEDLIYMKKRGLASRIVSLVNEGKARVVGLCGGYQMLGAVIRDPYGVETPLLEVKGLGLLPMETTLERTKITIRSEGVLTWGGERFAVQGYEIHMGRSAPLSGYAPLIEADGRHEGAKHSDERVLGTYMHDLFHNDAFRTAFLNAIRREKGAPLHGAVSFHTRKEAMFDRLAAHVREHVDVGRIEQMMRQFQRL from the coding sequence ATGTTTCAAGGCACCCATTCCGATGCCGGCAAAAGCGTCATCGCAACCGCCTTTTGCCGCATGTTTGCCCAAGACGGCTGGAAGACGGCGCCGTTTAAGTCGCAAAACATGTCGTTAAACTCATATGTAACGCCGGACGGGAAAGAAATCGGCCGGGCGCAAGGCATTCAGGCGGAAGCGGCCGGAGTGGCGGCGCGCGTCGAGATGAATCCGATTTTGATTAAGCCAAGCCGCGATCACGAGTCGCAAATCGTCGTGCTTGGCAAACCGTATGCCAATATGCAGGCGTTCGCCTACCGAAACGAGTTTTTCGACCAAGGACTGGCCGTCATTCGCCAGTCGCTTGAAACGCTGATGAACGAATACGATCGGCTTGTCATCGAAGGAGCGGGAAGCCCGGCCGAAGTAAATTTAAACGACCGTGAGCTCGTCAACATGCGCATCGCCCGCCTCGCCAACGCTCCGGTCGTGTTGATCGGCGATATTGAGCGGGGCGGGGTGTTCGCGAGCCTCGTCGGAACGCTGTCGCTGCTTGAGCCTGAGGACCGAAAGCGGGTCATCGGCGTCATCATTAACAAGTTTCGCGGCGATGTGTCACTGCTTAAACCGGGGCTTGATTGGTTTGAGCAGCACACCGGCGTGCCGGTGCTCGGCGTTGTCCCCTATTTGCCGGATTTGACGATCGATGCGGAAGATTCGCTGTCGCTTGAGCGGTTTGCTTCATCTGTCGGGGGAGAGGAAGCGATTGACATCGCCGTCATCCGCTATCCGAAAATCGCCAATTTCACCGATATCGACCCGCTTTTGGCCGAACCGGACTGCCGCGTCCGGTTGGTGACGCACGCGGGTGAACTCGGCGAGCCGGATGTGATCGTGCTGCCGGGAAGCAAAAACACGATCGAAGACTTGATTTATATGAAGAAAAGAGGACTCGCTTCCCGCATTGTGTCGCTTGTCAATGAAGGAAAAGCGAGGGTCGTCGGCTTATGCGGCGGCTACCAAATGCTTGGCGCCGTCATCCGCGATCCGTATGGAGTCGAGACGCCGCTTTTGGAAGTCAAAGGGCTTGGGTTGCTGCCAATGGAAACAACGCTTGAGCGGACGAAAATCACGATCCGTTCCGAAGGAGTGCTTACATGGGGCGGAGAGCGATTTGCCGTGCAAGGATACGAAATTCATATGGGCCGCTCGGCGCCGCTTTCTGGCTATGCGCCGCTTATTGAGGCGGACGGCCGTCATGAAGGGGCGAAGCACAGTGATGAGCGGGTGCTGGGCACGTACATGCACGATTTGTTTCATAACGATGCGTTCCGCACCGCTTTTTTGAATGCTATTCGCCGCGAAAAGGGAGCTCCGTTGCACGGCGCTGTATCGTTTCACACCCGTAAGGAAGCGATGTTTGACCGGCTTGCCGCCCATGTCCGCGAGCATGTCGACGTCGGACGGATCGAACAGATGATGCGTCAATTTCAGCGGCTGTGA
- the cobB_3 gene encoding Cobyrinic acid A,C-diamide synthase, whose translation MRRLVIAAPGSGAGKTTVTLGLMAALKQQGYTVQGFKCGPDYIDPTYHTAVTGRPARNLDSWMAGRANVRQMLANGCQGADLAIIEGVMGLFDGKQPLSDEGSTADIAALTESPVLLVIDAAGMARSAAAIVRGFQTFHPNVRIAGVFANRVGGEGHFRLIQAAIEQMCGIPAVGYLPKDEALTLPERHLGLVPSVERGELDAFFAALGEKVAETVDWEALLQIAESAPPLEAPAPLVQPSRTYPVRIAVAKDAAFHFYYPENLEILAAYGAELVYFSPLAGEPLPEGADGLYIGGGFPEEFAAELARQTAAKQSIRAAIESGLPTLAECGGFMFLTEQLVTTSGEAYDMVGVIPGRVVMQRTLAALGYREVRGRKGNFLLPEGETARGHEFHYSVYEPRSEMPFAYDTSGRKGTKPDGCLMHRLVAGYVHFHFASAPAMAERWLAACERVKRDG comes from the coding sequence ATGCGACGGCTTGTCATCGCTGCGCCAGGAAGCGGTGCCGGCAAAACGACTGTAACGCTCGGCTTGATGGCGGCGCTGAAGCAGCAAGGATATACGGTGCAAGGGTTTAAATGCGGACCAGACTACATTGATCCGACGTACCATACGGCGGTCACCGGCCGGCCGGCGCGCAACTTGGACAGCTGGATGGCCGGCCGTGCGAACGTGCGCCAAATGTTGGCGAACGGCTGCCAAGGGGCGGATCTCGCCATCATCGAGGGGGTGATGGGGCTGTTTGACGGCAAGCAGCCGCTGTCTGATGAAGGATCGACAGCCGATATTGCGGCATTGACGGAAAGCCCGGTGCTGCTTGTCATTGACGCCGCCGGCATGGCCCGCAGCGCTGCTGCCATCGTCCGCGGGTTTCAAACGTTTCACCCCAACGTCCGCATTGCCGGCGTGTTTGCGAACCGCGTCGGCGGCGAAGGGCATTTCCGGCTGATTCAGGCGGCCATCGAGCAAATGTGCGGCATCCCGGCGGTCGGTTATTTGCCAAAAGACGAGGCTCTGACGTTGCCCGAGCGGCATTTAGGGCTCGTACCGTCGGTGGAGCGCGGCGAATTGGATGCTTTTTTTGCCGCCCTTGGGGAAAAAGTAGCGGAAACAGTCGATTGGGAGGCGCTGCTTCAAATCGCCGAGTCCGCTCCGCCTCTGGAGGCGCCTGCGCCGCTTGTCCAGCCAAGCCGGACGTATCCGGTTCGCATCGCGGTGGCGAAGGATGCCGCCTTCCACTTTTACTATCCAGAAAACTTGGAGATATTGGCCGCCTATGGCGCGGAACTTGTTTATTTCTCTCCGCTCGCCGGCGAGCCGCTTCCGGAAGGCGCCGACGGGCTGTATATCGGCGGTGGCTTCCCGGAGGAATTTGCCGCTGAGCTGGCGCGGCAGACGGCGGCGAAACAGTCGATCCGGGCGGCGATTGAATCCGGTTTGCCGACGCTGGCTGAGTGCGGCGGATTTATGTTTCTCACCGAACAGCTTGTGACGACGAGCGGGGAGGCGTACGACATGGTCGGCGTCATTCCGGGGCGGGTCGTCATGCAGCGGACGCTGGCGGCGCTTGGGTATCGCGAAGTGCGCGGGCGGAAAGGGAATTTTCTATTGCCGGAAGGAGAAACAGCGCGCGGACATGAATTCCATTATTCGGTGTACGAACCGCGGAGCGAGATGCCGTTTGCTTATGACACGAGCGGCCGGAAAGGAACAAAGCCGGACGGTTGTCTAATGCACCGGCTTGTCGCCGGCTACGTCCATTTCCATTTCGCGTCCGCCCCGGCGATGGCTGAACGATGGCTCGCCGCATGCGAGCGGGTGAAACGCGATGGCTAG
- a CDS encoding cobalamin biosynthesis protein CbiG yields the protein MGAVAINNERNGAYAVVAITKHGVEIARRLGGALVGADVYYTEKFARGDEAEHGIRLFSGNVKTLLPELFARYDGIICIISLGAVVRMIAPLLKDKKTDPAVVVIDDKGEHVISVLSGHLGGANELTRRVAAILGARPVITTASDVQQTIAVDLFGREFGWEWESDDNLTPVSAAVVNEEPVAIVQESGEPNWWPAGRPLPKNITVYGSIAEALAARPTAALVVTHRLLAPEEEAILQNGVLYRPKVIALGIGCNRGTSADEIEAVIHETLNELRFSMKSVKAVCTIDLKKDEQGLLEVVNKYRWELVAYMPEELNTVPIEAPSETVFRYTGAYGVSEPAAKLYSGADRMALVKKKSGNVTISVALIDHRRRKESEPCDGLSSLRQEAVPAKRL from the coding sequence GTGGGGGCTGTTGCCATAAACAACGAAAGGAACGGCGCCTATGCGGTCGTGGCCATTACGAAACACGGGGTCGAGATCGCCCGCCGGCTCGGCGGCGCGCTAGTTGGAGCGGACGTGTATTATACGGAGAAATTCGCCCGCGGCGATGAAGCCGAGCACGGGATCCGCTTGTTTTCCGGCAACGTGAAGACGTTGCTGCCGGAGCTGTTCGCCCGCTACGACGGAATCATTTGCATCATTTCGCTCGGCGCGGTCGTCCGGATGATCGCTCCATTGCTGAAAGATAAAAAGACCGATCCGGCGGTTGTCGTCATTGATGATAAAGGAGAACATGTCATCAGCGTATTATCCGGCCATTTAGGAGGCGCCAACGAACTGACGCGGCGTGTGGCCGCCATATTGGGCGCCCGCCCGGTCATTACGACCGCTTCCGATGTGCAGCAGACGATCGCTGTTGATCTATTCGGCCGCGAATTCGGCTGGGAATGGGAGTCGGATGACAACTTGACGCCGGTGAGCGCGGCTGTTGTCAATGAAGAACCGGTCGCCATTGTGCAAGAGTCAGGAGAACCAAATTGGTGGCCGGCGGGCCGCCCGCTGCCGAAAAACATCACCGTGTACGGCTCGATCGCGGAGGCGCTGGCCGCCCGCCCGACGGCGGCGCTTGTGGTCACTCACCGGCTGCTTGCGCCGGAAGAAGAAGCGATTTTGCAAAACGGCGTCTTGTATCGCCCGAAAGTGATCGCCCTTGGCATCGGCTGCAACCGCGGCACATCGGCTGACGAAATCGAAGCGGTCATCCATGAGACGCTCAATGAGCTGCGCTTTTCGATGAAAAGCGTCAAAGCGGTGTGCACCATTGACTTAAAAAAGGATGAACAAGGCCTTTTGGAGGTAGTCAACAAATATCGATGGGAATTGGTTGCATATATGCCAGAAGAGCTGAACACGGTGCCGATCGAAGCGCCGTCGGAGACCGTGTTTCGCTACACCGGCGCCTACGGGGTGAGCGAGCCGGCGGCGAAATTGTACAGCGGGGCCGATCGAATGGCGCTCGTGAAAAAGAAATCGGGTAACGTGACGATTTCGGTGGCACTGATCGATCACAGACGCAGAAAGGAGAGCGAGCCATGCGACGGCTTGTCATCGCTGCGCCAGGAAGCGGTGCCGGCAAAACGACTGTAA
- the cbiF gene encoding Cobalt-precorrin-4 C(11)-methyltransferase — translation MKLYIVGAGPGAPDLITVRGAELLAAADAIFYTDSLVSAELIERYRKPDADVFHTAGMHLEEMVAAMAEQVKQGRLVVRVHTGDPSIYGATLEQIALLKGEGIEVEIVPGVSSAFAAAAAVQAELTVPELTQTVIFTRAEGRTPVPPREKLQELALHHCTLVLFLSATLAKKVSAALLDAGWSGDTPVAVVYKATWPDEVVIRSTVATMADDMRRYGVTKHAIILAGWALDPHIHGQGYRSKLYDRTFTHGYRKGEA, via the coding sequence GTGAAGCTGTATATCGTAGGGGCGGGGCCGGGAGCGCCGGATTTGATCACGGTTCGCGGCGCCGAGCTTCTCGCTGCTGCCGACGCCATTTTTTACACCGACTCGCTAGTGAGCGCGGAATTGATCGAGCGCTACCGGAAGCCAGATGCTGACGTTTTCCATACCGCCGGCATGCATTTAGAAGAAATGGTCGCGGCAATGGCGGAGCAAGTGAAACAAGGACGGCTTGTCGTGCGCGTCCATACCGGTGATCCATCGATTTACGGGGCGACGCTCGAGCAAATCGCCTTATTGAAAGGAGAAGGAATTGAAGTCGAAATCGTCCCCGGCGTCAGTTCGGCGTTTGCGGCCGCGGCAGCCGTGCAGGCCGAGCTCACCGTCCCGGAATTGACGCAGACGGTCATTTTCACCCGCGCCGAGGGGCGGACGCCGGTGCCGCCGCGTGAGAAATTGCAGGAGCTCGCCCTGCATCATTGCACCCTTGTCCTCTTTTTAAGCGCGACGCTCGCCAAAAAAGTAAGCGCGGCGCTCCTTGACGCGGGCTGGAGCGGTGATACGCCGGTGGCGGTTGTCTATAAGGCGACATGGCCGGATGAAGTCGTGATTCGTTCCACTGTTGCCACAATGGCTGACGATATGCGGCGCTATGGCGTGACGAAGCACGCCATCATCTTAGCCGGCTGGGCGCTCGATCCGCATATTCATGGACAAGGCTATCGGTCGAAGTTGTATGACCGGACGTTTACGCACGGATATCGAAAGGGGGAGGCGTAA
- the cbiL gene encoding Cobalt-precorrin-2 C(20)-methyltransferase: MTGTLYGIGVGPGDPELMTVKAYRRLKEAEVIAYPKKGRQSKSYAEQIIDAYFAPEEKRRLGLHFPMTKDVAVLEPKWNEAADAIWAELSAGRDVAFVTEGDPLLYSTFIHLMHVMERRYPDAPIEVVPGVSSANAAAARLRLPLADGDEQVAIVPARDDYEAMKAAILAHDCVIFFKVAKVIDLMIRLLRELDLLHRAAVVTKVTSREEVIWDVERLEGAELEYLTLLVVRK, from the coding sequence ATGACGGGAACATTATATGGCATCGGCGTGGGCCCAGGCGATCCGGAGCTGATGACTGTCAAGGCGTACCGCCGCCTAAAAGAGGCGGAGGTGATCGCCTATCCAAAAAAAGGGCGGCAAAGCAAAAGCTATGCCGAACAAATTATCGACGCGTATTTTGCGCCGGAGGAAAAACGCCGGCTTGGGCTTCATTTTCCGATGACAAAAGACGTGGCCGTGCTTGAACCAAAATGGAACGAAGCAGCCGACGCCATTTGGGCGGAACTGTCGGCTGGGCGCGATGTGGCGTTTGTCACCGAAGGCGATCCGCTGTTGTACAGCACGTTCATCCATTTGATGCATGTGATGGAGCGACGCTATCCAGACGCGCCGATCGAAGTCGTCCCCGGCGTCAGCTCGGCGAACGCCGCCGCCGCCCGGCTTCGCCTGCCGCTTGCGGACGGCGATGAGCAAGTGGCGATCGTGCCGGCGCGTGACGACTATGAAGCGATGAAAGCCGCGATTCTTGCACATGATTGTGTCATCTTTTTTAAAGTAGCAAAAGTGATCGACTTGATGATCCGCCTCCTGCGCGAGCTCGATTTGCTTCATCGCGCCGCTGTTGTGACGAAAGTGACGTCAAGGGAAGAAGTCATTTGGGACGTTGAGCGGCTCGAAGGGGCAGAACTCGAATATTTGACATTGCTGGTGGTGAGAAAGTGA
- the cobL gene encoding Precorrin-6Y C(5,15)-methyltransferase [decarboxylating] yields the protein MGTMKLIGVGADGKASLPELYRRWIDESELLVGGERQLAMFPDYKGETIVIRRGLAELVERLRHETRRTVVLASGDPLFYGIGSYLAGKLPIEVYPAVSSVQWAFAKMGESWQDAAFVSAHGRPLTGLVQRIDGRRKVAILTDETNSPAVIARYLLEYGMTEYEAFVGEELGGPNERCRLFSLEEMAEAEFLPLNIVILRQTAPNPVWPFGIEDDEFFQRKPDKGLITKKEIRVLSLSALRLRPDSVVWDIGTCTGSVAIEAAKIARDGAVFAIEKNEQDIELCRQNLRKFRVDITLVHGRAPDRLDEFVDPDAIFIGGTSGAMAPLLDVCCRRLKRNGRIVINAATIETLAEASRELGERGFHVDITLAQVSRSKPILNLTRFEALNPVYIIAAKREGEK from the coding sequence ATGGGGACGATGAAACTGATCGGCGTGGGAGCTGACGGGAAGGCAAGTCTTCCTGAGCTGTATCGACGCTGGATTGATGAAAGCGAACTGCTTGTCGGCGGCGAGCGGCAGCTGGCGATGTTTCCCGATTACAAAGGAGAAACGATCGTCATCCGCCGCGGACTGGCGGAGCTGGTGGAGCGGCTTCGGCACGAGACGCGCCGTACTGTCGTGCTGGCGTCTGGCGATCCGCTCTTTTACGGCATCGGCAGCTATTTGGCCGGCAAATTGCCGATTGAGGTGTATCCGGCGGTCAGCTCGGTGCAATGGGCGTTTGCGAAAATGGGGGAGTCTTGGCAAGATGCCGCATTTGTCAGCGCCCATGGCCGCCCGCTCACCGGCCTCGTGCAACGGATCGACGGGCGGCGCAAAGTCGCCATCTTAACCGATGAGACGAACTCGCCGGCCGTCATCGCCCGCTATTTGCTCGAGTACGGCATGACGGAATATGAGGCGTTTGTCGGCGAGGAGCTCGGCGGCCCGAACGAGCGCTGCCGCTTGTTTTCGTTGGAAGAGATGGCGGAAGCTGAGTTTCTTCCATTAAATATAGTCATTTTGCGGCAGACAGCGCCAAACCCGGTTTGGCCGTTCGGCATTGAGGATGACGAGTTTTTTCAGCGCAAGCCGGACAAAGGATTGATTACGAAAAAAGAAATCCGAGTTTTAAGTCTAAGCGCCTTGCGCTTGCGCCCGGACAGCGTCGTCTGGGATATTGGAACGTGCACCGGTTCGGTGGCGATTGAAGCGGCGAAAATCGCCCGCGACGGCGCCGTGTTTGCGATTGAAAAAAATGAACAAGATATCGAACTTTGCCGGCAAAACTTGCGCAAATTCCGCGTCGATATCACACTTGTGCACGGCAGGGCGCCCGATCGGCTCGACGAATTTGTCGACCCGGACGCCATCTTTATCGGCGGCACGTCAGGGGCGATGGCGCCATTGCTGGATGTGTGCTGCCGCCGCTTGAAACGAAACGGGCGCATCGTCATCAATGCGGCGACGATCGAGACGCTGGCCGAAGCGAGCCGCGAGCTCGGCGAACGCGGGTTTCATGTCGATATCACGCTCGCGCAAGTGTCGCGAAGCAAGCCGATTTTGAACTTGACGCGCTTTGAGGCGCTCAATCCGGTGTACATCATAGCCGCGAAGCGGGAGGGAGAGAAATGA
- a CDS encoding cobalt-precorrin-6A synthase — translation METKKTLREGYTTGSCAAAATKAALTALITGQVQTDATIRLPIGRVVTFSLASCSFEGETATAAVVKDGGDDPDATHGALIVSTVSWASSPGVHIDGGEGVGRVTKPGLPVPVGEAAINPVPRQMIREAVNEVLAQYGLHRGVNVVISVPGGEEIAKKTLNPRLGIMGGISILGTRGIVVPFSTAAYRASIVQALQVAKANGCRHVVITTGGRSEKYAMQEYPHLPEEAFIEMGDFVGFTLKQCKRLGIKMVSMVGMMGKFSKVAQGVMMVHSKSAPVDFGFLAALAEQAGASSALVAAVRGANTAAQVGDMMQEAGCTKFFELLCEACCRAALNEVGGGLTVATSIYTMNGQRLGKAVQIDGDDETDRRGS, via the coding sequence ATGGAAACAAAAAAAACGCTGCGTGAAGGATATACGACCGGATCGTGCGCGGCAGCGGCCACGAAAGCCGCGCTCACAGCCCTCATCACTGGCCAAGTGCAGACAGACGCGACGATTCGCCTTCCGATCGGGCGGGTCGTCACCTTTTCACTTGCCTCTTGTTCGTTCGAAGGCGAAACGGCGACTGCAGCTGTGGTGAAAGACGGCGGCGATGATCCGGATGCGACGCACGGTGCGCTCATCGTTTCCACTGTCTCATGGGCCTCGTCGCCGGGCGTTCATATTGACGGCGGGGAAGGGGTCGGACGTGTCACGAAACCCGGCTTGCCGGTGCCGGTCGGGGAAGCCGCGATCAATCCAGTGCCGCGGCAAATGATCCGCGAAGCAGTCAACGAAGTATTGGCGCAATACGGTTTACATCGCGGGGTGAACGTTGTCATTTCCGTGCCCGGCGGCGAGGAAATCGCCAAAAAAACGTTGAATCCGAGGCTTGGCATTATGGGCGGCATTTCGATTTTAGGAACGCGGGGCATCGTCGTTCCGTTCTCGACCGCCGCCTACCGGGCGAGCATCGTACAGGCGCTTCAAGTGGCGAAAGCGAACGGCTGCCGCCATGTCGTGATCACGACCGGGGGGCGGAGCGAGAAATATGCCATGCAAGAGTATCCGCATTTGCCGGAAGAAGCATTTATTGAAATGGGTGATTTTGTCGGATTTACGCTGAAGCAATGCAAACGGCTTGGCATCAAGATGGTGTCGATGGTCGGGATGATGGGGAAATTTTCGAAAGTCGCCCAAGGGGTGATGATGGTGCACTCGAAAAGCGCTCCGGTTGACTTCGGTTTTTTGGCGGCGCTCGCTGAGCAAGCCGGCGCCTCTTCCGCGTTGGTGGCCGCGGTGCGCGGCGCGAACACGGCGGCGCAAGTCGGCGACATGATGCAAGAAGCCGGCTGCACGAAGTTTTTCGAACTGTTGTGTGAGGCGTGTTGCCGAGCAGCGCTCAACGAAGTCGGAGGCGGCTTGACGGTGGCGACGTCCATTTACACCATGAACGGACAACGATTAGGAAAGGCGGTGCAAATTGATGGGGACGATGAAACTGATCGGCGTGGGAGCTGA
- the cobH gene encoding Precorrin-8X methylmutase: protein MDFHTTFRPATVQPEQIEARSFQIIDEEIGEHSFTEEQYRIVQRVIHASADFELGKSLLFHPDAIRSGIDAIRSGKLVVADVQMVQAGVNQARLAKFGSAVRVYISDEDVIAEAKRLNTTRAIVAMRKAVKEAEGGIFAIGNAPTALLELIRLIKEGEARPGLVIGLPVGFVSAAESKEELAKLDVPFITNRGRKGGSTVTVAALNALSLLAERA, encoded by the coding sequence ATGGACTTCCATACAACATTTCGTCCGGCGACGGTGCAGCCGGAACAAATTGAAGCGCGCAGCTTTCAAATCATTGATGAAGAGATCGGCGAGCATTCATTTACAGAAGAACAATACCGAATCGTTCAGCGCGTCATCCATGCATCGGCTGATTTTGAGCTTGGCAAAAGTCTTCTTTTCCACCCGGATGCGATTCGCTCAGGCATTGATGCCATCCGCAGCGGCAAGCTCGTCGTCGCCGATGTGCAAATGGTGCAAGCCGGCGTCAATCAAGCGCGGTTGGCGAAGTTCGGCAGCGCGGTGCGTGTCTATATTTCTGATGAAGACGTGATTGCGGAAGCGAAACGGCTGAATACGACGAGGGCGATCGTGGCGATGCGCAAAGCGGTGAAAGAAGCGGAAGGCGGCATTTTCGCCATTGGCAACGCACCGACTGCACTGTTGGAGCTCATTCGTCTCATCAAAGAAGGAGAAGCGCGGCCGGGGCTTGTGATCGGCTTGCCGGTCGGATTCGTCTCGGCGGCGGAATCGAAAGAAGAATTGGCGAAGCTCGATGTGCCGTTCATCACCAATCGCGGCCGCAAAGGAGGAAGCACCGTGACCGTCGCCGCTTTGAATGCGTTATCGCTGCTTGCCGAGCGAGCGTGA
- the cobK gene encoding Precorrin-6A reductase — protein MILMLAGTSDARELAVMIQQAGYSVTATVVTDHAAEQLRSSGIRAYVGRLDASQLAELAKAEGAKAIVDASHPFAEEASKNAMQAAADAGLPYIRYERQASSLSSEKVTFVDSYEEAADLAAEKGGVVMLTTGSKTLDIFAAKLLNRPNVKVIARMLPRKDNLDKCERLGFSQEQIVMMQGPFTQELDRALYRHFGVTVVVTKESGKVGFVDEKIAAAEELGIEVIVIRRPRLSYGIVHHDFAGVLESLKQHAPLPAV, from the coding sequence ATGATTTTGATGTTGGCAGGGACGAGCGATGCCCGCGAATTGGCGGTGATGATCCAACAAGCTGGCTATTCGGTCACGGCGACGGTCGTCACCGATCACGCGGCCGAACAGCTTCGGTCATCCGGCATTCGCGCCTATGTCGGCCGCTTGGATGCGTCCCAGCTTGCCGAGCTGGCCAAAGCCGAGGGAGCCAAAGCGATTGTCGATGCGAGCCATCCATTTGCTGAAGAGGCGTCGAAAAACGCCATGCAAGCGGCAGCAGACGCCGGGTTGCCCTACATTCGCTACGAGCGGCAGGCGTCTTCGCTTTCATCCGAGAAGGTGACGTTTGTCGATAGCTATGAAGAAGCGGCTGACTTGGCGGCGGAAAAAGGCGGCGTCGTGATGCTGACGACCGGCAGCAAAACGCTCGACATTTTCGCCGCCAAACTGCTCAATCGCCCAAACGTGAAGGTGATCGCCCGGATGCTCCCGAGAAAAGACAATTTGGACAAATGCGAGCGTCTTGGGTTTTCGCAAGAGCAGATCGTCATGATGCAGGGGCCGTTTACCCAAGAGCTCGATCGGGCGCTGTACCGTCATTTCGGCGTCACGGTCGTCGTCACGAAAGAAAGCGGCAAAGTCGGGTTTGTGGATGAGAAAATCGCCGCCGCCGAAGAGCTCGGCATCGAGGTCATCGTCATCCGCCGCCCGCGGCTGTCATACGGCATCGTGCACCACGATTTTGCCGGCGTGCTTGAGTCGTTGAAGCAGCATGCGCCGCTTCCGGCCGTGTAA